A portion of the Brevundimonas pondensis genome contains these proteins:
- a CDS encoding S24 family peptidase translates to MPLSHAKLWKALDALARREGASPSGLARRAGLDATSFNPSKRFGPGEPPRPRWPSTESLTRVLEATGISLGAFAALADDSPAEDRSIPLLGLAKAGADGFFDDAGLPLAEGWDQTDLPTRKDSLISLTIDGDSMAPLYRPGDRVIVDLEASDVRRGDRVAVRTTGGETLAKEIAAMNAAEVRLVSINPAYPPRALPRRDILWMARILWVSQ, encoded by the coding sequence ATGCCCCTGTCCCACGCCAAGCTCTGGAAGGCCCTCGACGCCCTGGCGCGTCGTGAAGGCGCGTCGCCGTCGGGCCTGGCCCGCCGCGCCGGTCTGGACGCCACCAGCTTCAACCCCTCCAAGCGCTTCGGCCCGGGCGAGCCGCCCCGTCCGCGCTGGCCCTCGACCGAGAGCCTGACACGGGTTCTGGAGGCGACGGGGATTTCGCTCGGTGCCTTCGCGGCCCTCGCCGACGACTCCCCGGCCGAAGACCGATCCATCCCACTGCTGGGGCTGGCCAAGGCCGGCGCCGACGGCTTCTTCGACGACGCCGGTCTGCCGCTGGCCGAGGGCTGGGACCAGACCGACCTGCCGACGCGCAAGGACAGCCTGATCAGCCTGACCATCGACGGGGATTCCATGGCGCCCCTCTATCGCCCCGGCGACCGGGTGATCGTGGATCTGGAGGCGTCGGACGTCCGGCGCGGCGACCGGGTGGCGGTGCGCACCACCGGCGGTGAAACCCTGGCCAAGGAGATCGCCGCCATGAACGCCGCCGAGGTGCGACTGGTCTCGATCAATCCTGCCTATCCGCCCCGCGCCCTGCCCCGCCGTGACATCCTGTGGATGGCCCGCATTCTCTGGGTCAGCCAGTAG
- a CDS encoding SH3 domain-containing protein → MSKFFKAGLAATAMFAALGSAAVPMTASAMPQANGITNCDAPGGRQQAGAAIGAVLGGLAGSQVSKNERALGAVVGAGAGAAAGSYIGCNQQRARSANQAASNSYRATSNLRIRTGPGANYRQTGSLSAGQPFTAVGSQGEWVQIAGGGWVNAHYVAPN, encoded by the coding sequence ATGTCGAAGTTCTTCAAGGCGGGTCTGGCCGCCACCGCTATGTTCGCTGCTCTGGGTTCGGCCGCCGTGCCGATGACCGCCAGCGCCATGCCGCAAGCTAACGGCATCACCAACTGCGACGCCCCGGGCGGTCGCCAGCAGGCGGGCGCCGCCATCGGCGCCGTGCTGGGCGGCCTGGCTGGCAGCCAGGTGTCCAAGAATGAGCGCGCCCTCGGCGCCGTGGTCGGCGCGGGCGCCGGCGCCGCCGCTGGCTCCTACATCGGCTGCAACCAGCAGCGCGCGCGTTCGGCCAATCAGGCGGCCTCCAACTCGTACCGCGCCACCTCGAACCTGCGCATCCGCACGGGTCCCGGCGCCAACTATCGCCAGACCGGCAGCCTGTCGGCCGGCCAGCCCTTCACCGCCGTCGGCTCGCAGGGCGAGTGGGTCCAGATCGCCGGCGGCGGCTGGGTGAACGCCCACTATGTTGCGCCGAACTAG
- a CDS encoding lysine--tRNA ligase translates to MLQNLETLSREARSWPFEQARNLLAHVLKKRLSDAERDAAKLLIDAGKADEALATFEALNRPVILETGYGPSGLPHMGTFGEVARTTMVRNAFRALTGDHWRTRLIAFSDDMDGLRKVPEGVPNPEMLREDLHLPLTRVRDPFGTHDSFGAHNNARLRAFLDSFGFEYEFMSSTETYRSGRFDATLLTLLERFDKVMGIMLPTLGEERRATYSPFLPISPITGHVLQVPTLERNVERGTIVFDDPAGGRTEVPVTGGHVKLQWKPDWAMRWTALDVDYEMSGKDLIESVRESGKICRALGGTPPEGFNYELFLDVEGKKISKSKGNGLTMDEWLRYGTPESLSWYMFQSPKSAKSLHFNVIPRATDDYLSFIEQYKTQEPAKQIDNAVWHIHSGTPPESASPVSFALLLNLVGVANASSKDQLWAYFAKYLPDATPDNQPVLDRLMGYALNYYEDFAKPSKTYRLPDDKEKAALLDLAERLKALPADTTDGEIIQGEVYAVGKAHEFEPLRAWFQALYEVLLGASQGPRFGSFAAIYGLPQTIALIEAGANGELAA, encoded by the coding sequence ATGCTTCAGAACCTTGAAACCCTGTCCCGTGAGGCCCGTTCGTGGCCGTTTGAGCAAGCGCGCAATCTGCTGGCCCACGTGCTCAAGAAACGGCTGTCGGACGCGGAGCGCGATGCGGCGAAACTGCTGATCGACGCGGGCAAGGCGGATGAGGCTCTGGCGACCTTCGAGGCGCTGAACCGGCCGGTGATCCTGGAGACGGGTTACGGCCCGTCGGGCCTGCCGCACATGGGCACCTTCGGCGAGGTGGCGCGCACGACCATGGTGCGCAATGCCTTCCGCGCCCTGACCGGCGACCACTGGCGCACGCGCCTGATCGCCTTTTCGGACGACATGGACGGCCTGCGCAAGGTGCCTGAGGGCGTGCCCAACCCGGAGATGCTGCGCGAGGACCTGCACCTGCCGCTGACCAGGGTGCGCGACCCGTTCGGCACGCATGACAGCTTTGGCGCGCACAACAACGCCCGTCTGCGCGCCTTCCTCGACAGCTTCGGCTTCGAGTACGAGTTCATGTCCTCGACCGAGACCTATCGGTCGGGCCGGTTCGATGCGACCCTGCTGACCCTGCTGGAGCGCTTCGACAAGGTCATGGGCATCATGCTGCCGACCCTGGGCGAGGAGCGCCGCGCCACCTATTCGCCCTTCCTGCCGATCAGCCCGATCACCGGCCACGTGTTGCAGGTGCCGACGCTGGAGCGCAACGTCGAGCGCGGCACCATCGTCTTCGACGATCCGGCCGGCGGCCGCACCGAGGTCCCCGTCACCGGCGGCCATGTGAAGCTGCAGTGGAAGCCCGACTGGGCCATGCGCTGGACCGCGCTGGACGTCGACTATGAGATGTCGGGCAAGGACCTGATTGAGAGCGTGCGCGAGAGCGGCAAGATCTGTCGGGCCCTGGGCGGCACGCCGCCGGAAGGCTTCAACTACGAGCTCTTCCTCGACGTCGAGGGCAAGAAGATCTCCAAATCCAAGGGCAATGGCCTGACGATGGACGAATGGCTGCGCTACGGCACGCCCGAGAGCCTGAGCTGGTATATGTTCCAGTCGCCGAAGTCGGCCAAGAGCCTGCACTTCAACGTCATTCCGCGCGCGACGGACGACTATCTGTCCTTCATCGAGCAGTACAAGACGCAGGAACCGGCCAAACAGATCGACAACGCTGTCTGGCACATTCACTCAGGGACTCCGCCCGAGAGCGCCTCGCCGGTGTCCTTCGCTCTGCTGCTGAATCTGGTGGGCGTGGCCAACGCCTCCAGCAAGGACCAGCTGTGGGCCTATTTCGCCAAATACCTGCCGGACGCCACGCCCGACAACCAGCCGGTTCTGGATCGGCTGATGGGCTATGCGCTGAACTACTACGAGGACTTCGCGAAGCCCTCGAAGACCTATCGTCTGCCGGACGACAAGGAGAAGGCGGCGTTGCTGGATCTGGCGGAACGTCTGAAGGCCCTGCCGGCCGACACGACCGACGGCGAGATCATTCAGGGCGAGGTCTATGCGGTGGGCAAGGCGCATGAGTTCGAGCCGCTGCGGGCCTGGTTCCAGGCGCTCTACGAGGTCCTGTTGGGCGCCTCGCAAGGGCCGCGCTTCGGTTCGTTCGCGGCCATCTACGGTCTGCCCCAGACCATCGCCCTGATCGAAGCGGGCGCGAACGGCGAACTGGCCGCCTGA
- a CDS encoding GNAT family N-acetyltransferase, translating to MSPDYRIVARTPAIEDYRRLRAISGLTPRSAEAATVGLPNTVFAVVIEDQAGQAVGMGRVIGDGGLFFQIVDIAVDPAHQGQGLGKAIMAALVEHLRATVPAEAYISLIADGEAHRLYAQYGFQPTAPASIGMALFLRPDGA from the coding sequence ATGAGCCCTGATTACCGCATCGTCGCCCGCACGCCCGCTATCGAGGACTATCGCCGGCTGAGAGCCATTTCGGGCCTGACCCCGCGCAGTGCCGAAGCCGCTACGGTCGGCCTGCCCAACACCGTCTTCGCGGTTGTGATCGAGGATCAGGCCGGTCAAGCGGTCGGCATGGGTCGGGTGATCGGCGACGGCGGGCTTTTCTTCCAGATCGTCGACATCGCCGTCGATCCCGCCCATCAGGGTCAGGGTCTCGGCAAGGCGATCATGGCGGCCCTGGTCGAGCACCTGCGCGCCACCGTCCCGGCCGAGGCCTATATCAGCCTGATCGCGGATGGCGAGGCCCACCGCCTCTATGCCCAGTACGGCTTCCAGCCCACGGCGCCCGCCTCCATCGGCATGGCCCTGTTCCTGCGCCCGGACGGCGCCTAA
- a CDS encoding MaoC family dehydratase, which produces MTDRYLDDLSVGESWTGEPFTMTEAEIVAFARQFDPQPMHVDKAAAEAGRFGGLIASGWHVCSRVMRQFVDEAYFGQTPLLGMNVDALWWVRPVRPGDTLTVRREIMDIRPSKSQPDRGVVRTKTWVTNQEGDLAMSFENQMQLPRNAEARL; this is translated from the coding sequence ATGACCGATCGCTATCTGGACGACCTGAGCGTCGGCGAGAGCTGGACGGGCGAGCCCTTCACCATGACGGAGGCCGAGATCGTCGCCTTTGCCCGGCAGTTCGACCCTCAGCCCATGCACGTGGACAAGGCGGCGGCCGAGGCGGGGCGCTTCGGCGGCCTGATCGCCAGTGGCTGGCACGTCTGCTCGCGGGTCATGCGTCAGTTCGTGGACGAGGCCTATTTCGGCCAGACGCCGCTGCTGGGCATGAACGTCGACGCCCTGTGGTGGGTGCGGCCGGTGCGGCCGGGCGACACCCTGACCGTTCGGCGCGAGATCATGGACATCCGTCCATCGAAGAGCCAGCCCGACCGGGGCGTGGTGCGCACCAAGACCTGGGTCACCAATCAGGAGGGCGATCTGGCCATGAGCTTCGAGAACCAGATGCAGTTGCCGCGGAACGCCGAAGCGCGGCTTTAG
- the queA gene encoding tRNA preQ1(34) S-adenosylmethionine ribosyltransferase-isomerase QueA: MLTSDFDFDLPDDCIALRPAEPRDSARLLVVRDGALDDRIIRDLPDFLQPGDALVFNDTRVIPARLSGVRQRPNPVVGGPEGDTLTVEVEATLHHRDAPDVWSAFMKPGKRLKVGDRVRFGRQSDGACELGRLDAVIEAKNEDGLITLRFDLAGPALDDAIRDVGVMPLPPYIAAKRPEDDRDLKDYQTVFAAYDGSVAAPTAGLHFTPELLEAIRARGVSTHAVTLHVGAGTFLPVKADDTADHKMHSEWGEVSPETAAALNAVRAAGGRIVCVGTTSLRLLESATTEDGVVRPFHGDTAIFITPGYRFRACDVLMTNFHLPKSTLFMLVSAFAGLETMRAAYAHAIDSGYRFYSYGDGSLLFRKDA; encoded by the coding sequence ATGCTGACCTCAGATTTCGACTTCGACCTGCCCGATGACTGCATCGCGCTGCGCCCCGCCGAACCGCGCGATTCCGCACGCCTGCTGGTGGTCAGGGACGGCGCGCTGGACGACCGCATCATCCGCGACCTGCCGGACTTCCTGCAGCCCGGCGACGCCCTGGTGTTCAACGACACGCGGGTGATCCCGGCCCGCCTGTCGGGCGTGCGCCAGCGTCCCAATCCCGTGGTCGGTGGGCCTGAAGGCGACACCCTGACCGTCGAGGTCGAGGCCACCCTGCACCACCGCGACGCCCCGGACGTCTGGTCCGCCTTCATGAAGCCGGGCAAGCGGCTGAAGGTAGGCGATCGGGTGCGCTTCGGACGACAGTCTGACGGCGCCTGCGAACTGGGCCGTCTCGACGCTGTCATCGAGGCCAAGAACGAAGACGGCCTGATCACCCTGCGCTTTGACCTGGCCGGCCCGGCGCTGGACGACGCCATTCGCGACGTCGGGGTCATGCCCCTGCCCCCCTATATCGCAGCCAAGCGGCCCGAGGACGACCGCGACCTGAAGGATTATCAGACGGTCTTTGCCGCCTATGACGGCTCGGTCGCCGCGCCCACCGCGGGTCTGCACTTCACCCCCGAACTGCTGGAGGCCATCCGTGCGCGCGGCGTCAGCACCCACGCCGTGACCCTGCACGTCGGCGCCGGCACCTTCCTGCCGGTCAAGGCCGACGACACCGCCGACCACAAGATGCACTCCGAGTGGGGCGAGGTCTCGCCCGAAACCGCCGCCGCCCTGAACGCCGTGCGCGCGGCGGGCGGGCGCATCGTCTGCGTCGGCACCACCTCGCTGCGCCTGCTGGAAAGCGCCACGACCGAGGACGGCGTGGTCCGGCCCTTCCACGGCGACACGGCCATCTTCATCACGCCGGGCTATCGCTTCCGCGCCTGCGACGTGCTGATGACCAACTTCCACCTGCCGAAGTCGACCCTGTTCATGCTGGTCAGCGCCTTTGCGGGCCTGGAGACCATGCGCGCCGCCTACGCCCACGCCATCGACAGCGGCTATCGCTTCTATTCTTATGGCGACGGGAGCCTGCTGTTCAGGAAGGACGCATGA
- the tgt gene encoding tRNA guanosine(34) transglycosylase Tgt — translation MLPFPFEISANEGRARTGVLKTPRGDIRTPAFMPVGTAATVKAMTVDQVKQTGADILLGNTYHLMLRPGPERMERLGGLHNFMRWDKPILTDSGGFQVMSLSGISKLTEEAVTFSSHIDGSKHVLTPERSIQIQADRLGSDIVMQLDECVAWPAEEKRARQGMELSARWAQRSKNAFGTRDTQALFGIQQGSTYENLRRESSERLQEIGFDGYAIGGLAVGEGHEAMCEVLDFAPEFLPKDRPRYLMGVGKPIDLVEAVYRGVDMFDCVLPTRAGRHGQAWTWDGPINIKNARFAEDQDPLDMGVPCPASNDYSKAYLHHLIRADEILGKILLSWHNIAFFQALTAAMREAISEGRFEQFRRDFRARHLKA, via the coding sequence CTGTTGCCCTTCCCGTTTGAAATTTCCGCCAACGAAGGCCGCGCCCGCACCGGCGTGCTGAAGACCCCGCGCGGCGACATCCGCACCCCCGCCTTCATGCCCGTCGGCACCGCCGCCACGGTCAAGGCGATGACGGTGGATCAGGTCAAGCAGACCGGCGCCGACATCCTGCTGGGCAACACCTATCACCTAATGCTGCGCCCCGGCCCCGAGCGGATGGAGCGCCTCGGCGGCCTTCATAACTTCATGCGCTGGGACAAGCCGATCCTGACGGACTCCGGCGGCTTCCAGGTCATGAGCCTGTCGGGCATTTCCAAGCTGACCGAGGAGGCCGTGACCTTCTCCAGCCATATCGACGGTTCGAAGCACGTCCTGACGCCGGAACGCTCGATCCAGATTCAGGCCGACCGCCTCGGCTCGGACATCGTCATGCAGCTGGATGAATGCGTGGCTTGGCCCGCCGAAGAAAAGCGCGCCCGTCAGGGCATGGAGCTGTCAGCGCGCTGGGCGCAGCGGTCCAAGAACGCCTTCGGCACGCGCGATACGCAGGCCCTGTTCGGCATCCAGCAGGGCTCGACCTATGAGAACCTGCGCCGCGAATCCTCGGAACGCCTGCAGGAGATCGGCTTCGACGGCTACGCCATCGGCGGCCTGGCCGTCGGCGAGGGCCATGAGGCCATGTGCGAGGTTCTGGACTTCGCGCCCGAGTTCCTGCCGAAAGATCGCCCTCGCTATCTGATGGGTGTCGGCAAGCCGATCGACCTGGTCGAGGCGGTGTATCGCGGCGTCGACATGTTCGACTGCGTCCTGCCCACCCGCGCCGGGCGCCACGGCCAGGCCTGGACCTGGGACGGGCCGATCAACATCAAGAACGCCCGCTTCGCCGAGGATCAGGACCCGCTGGACATGGGCGTGCCCTGCCCCGCGTCCAACGACTATTCAAAGGCGTACCTGCACCATCTGATCCGCGCCGACGAGATCCTCGGCAAGATCCTGCTGAGCTGGCACAACATCGCCTTCTTCCAGGCGCTGACCGCAGCCATGCGCGAGGCCATCAGCGAAGGTCGCTTCGAACAGTTCCGGCGCGACTTCCGCGCCCGGCACCTGAAGGCCTAG
- a CDS encoding CaiB/BaiF CoA transferase family protein translates to MGPLAGLRIIELDGLGPVTFAGMVLADMGAEVLRLTRGGSAPAAVFDEVGGEVLHRGRTAVPVDLKSTGDRDRVLTLIESADALIEGFRPGVMERLGLGPEVCAARNPRLVYGRVTGWGQTGPMADQVGHDINYIALSGALYPMGSGDQPPPPPLNLIGDYGGGAMMLVSGVLAALLEAKTTGRGRIVDAAMTDGSALLTSLFHALRARGLWGDQRGTNLLDGGAPFYRCYACRDGGFVAVGALEPRFYAALINGLGLTPEEAPQFDRDGWPALQARFAALFAARDRDDWAAHFAGTEACVTPVLTLTEAANHPHNRARATFVEAGVVQPAPAPRFAEKPSPVSAQRLSLPLEQALKNWLA, encoded by the coding sequence ATGGGACCGCTTGCTGGACTGCGCATCATCGAATTGGACGGCCTTGGGCCGGTCACCTTCGCCGGCATGGTGCTGGCCGACATGGGAGCCGAGGTGCTGCGCCTGACGCGCGGCGGAAGCGCTCCCGCCGCCGTGTTCGACGAGGTCGGGGGCGAAGTCCTGCACCGCGGACGCACGGCTGTTCCGGTCGATCTGAAATCAACCGGAGACCGCGACAGGGTCCTGACCCTGATCGAGAGCGCCGACGCCCTGATCGAAGGTTTCCGTCCCGGCGTCATGGAGCGCCTTGGCCTTGGCCCCGAGGTCTGCGCCGCGCGCAACCCGCGCCTGGTCTATGGCCGTGTCACCGGTTGGGGGCAGACCGGACCGATGGCGGATCAGGTTGGCCATGACATCAATTACATCGCCCTGTCCGGCGCCCTTTATCCGATGGGCTCGGGCGATCAGCCGCCCCCTCCTCCGCTGAATCTGATCGGCGACTATGGCGGCGGGGCCATGATGCTGGTGAGCGGCGTCCTGGCGGCCCTGCTGGAGGCGAAGACCACCGGACGCGGGCGCATCGTGGACGCCGCCATGACCGACGGCTCGGCCCTGCTGACCAGCCTGTTCCACGCCCTGCGCGCGCGCGGTCTGTGGGGCGACCAGCGTGGAACCAATCTGCTGGACGGCGGCGCACCCTTCTATCGCTGCTACGCCTGTCGGGACGGCGGTTTCGTCGCCGTGGGGGCGCTGGAGCCCCGCTTCTACGCCGCCCTGATCAACGGCCTGGGCCTGACGCCGGAGGAAGCGCCCCAGTTCGACCGCGACGGCTGGCCCGCGCTGCAGGCCCGTTTCGCCGCCCTGTTCGCCGCGCGCGACCGCGACGACTGGGCCGCCCATTTCGCCGGAACCGAAGCCTGCGTCACCCCGGTCCTGACCCTGACCGAAGCCGCGAACCACCCGCACAATCGCGCGCGAGCGACCTTCGTCGAGGCCGGGGTCGTCCAACCCGCCCCAGCCCCACGATTCGCCGAAAAGCCGTCGCCGGTCAGCGCGCAACGCCTCAGTCTGCCGCTGGAGCAGGCCTTGAAAAACTGGCTGGCCTGA
- a CDS encoding autotransporter assembly complex protein TamA codes for MTSRPKLLLAGHLIGGLALWAACGHAALADVPKAQIRGEIDAELRRQLEQAVGRADAAPANRFEARRRARSAMEAAQALLRSEGYYQPTLQDDVEGEDTPVAVVAVTPGRRFVLGETTVTWVAPAPDAVTEQVVTKDLALTPGEPGRAADVLAAEGRIVASLSREGYADAKAEPRRVVVDHASFTVQPNFNIASGALVRLDGIQVRTRGSTNPDWVAGLAPWKAGDRYDPEDVAELERRLLDTGVYDGVNVSLAAPDQMTPEGLRPVVVGLSDRARSLLEAGATYSTAEGVGVDIFQTRFNRFGRAATVKYGGRYASIDSRLGGEVSLPHWRKPGRTLRLSSYLVNEQTDAYDRSAVSLNADLSQRIGKTSFFTYGLGVDAGQYTENRFDPITQAPITFDRDLAIVTGRAAAFMDRSNDPLDPTRGYRLYVSAQPTAVAGEDTVLFLKTEGQATAYLPLQDGAKTILAGRARLGSIIGGAELTVPSDRLFYSGGGGSVRGYSYQSINPRLPDNTPRGGLSLFETSLEVRHDIGAKFQAVAFLDAGAVGFQETPNFNNMRYGAGVGVRYKLPFGPVRADIAIPLDKREGDSNFQLYISIGQAF; via the coding sequence TTGACGTCGAGGCCCAAACTTCTTCTCGCCGGCCACCTGATCGGCGGTCTGGCGCTATGGGCCGCTTGCGGGCACGCCGCACTCGCCGACGTGCCCAAAGCCCAGATCCGCGGCGAGATCGACGCCGAACTGCGCCGTCAACTGGAGCAGGCGGTGGGTCGTGCCGACGCCGCCCCCGCCAACCGCTTCGAAGCGAGGCGCCGCGCCCGCAGCGCGATGGAGGCCGCACAGGCCCTGTTGCGATCCGAGGGCTATTATCAGCCGACGCTGCAGGACGATGTCGAAGGTGAAGACACGCCGGTCGCCGTCGTCGCCGTTACGCCCGGCCGCCGCTTCGTCCTGGGCGAGACCACGGTCACCTGGGTCGCGCCTGCTCCCGACGCCGTCACTGAACAGGTCGTGACCAAGGATCTCGCCCTGACGCCGGGCGAACCGGGCCGCGCCGCCGATGTCCTGGCCGCCGAGGGCCGCATCGTGGCCAGCCTGAGCCGCGAGGGCTATGCCGACGCCAAGGCTGAGCCCCGGCGCGTGGTGGTCGATCACGCCAGCTTCACCGTCCAGCCCAATTTCAACATCGCCTCGGGCGCCCTGGTCCGTCTGGACGGGATTCAGGTCCGCACGCGCGGCTCGACCAATCCTGACTGGGTGGCCGGCCTTGCGCCCTGGAAGGCGGGTGATCGCTATGATCCCGAGGACGTGGCCGAACTGGAGCGACGCCTGCTGGACACCGGCGTCTATGACGGCGTCAATGTCTCCCTGGCCGCGCCTGATCAGATGACGCCTGAAGGCCTGCGCCCGGTTGTCGTCGGCCTGTCCGATCGCGCGCGCAGTCTGCTGGAAGCGGGCGCCACCTATTCGACCGCCGAGGGCGTCGGCGTCGATATCTTCCAGACCCGTTTCAACCGCTTCGGTCGGGCGGCAACCGTGAAATACGGCGGTCGCTACGCCAGCATCGACAGCCGCCTTGGCGGTGAGGTCAGCCTGCCCCACTGGCGCAAGCCGGGACGGACGCTGCGACTGTCCTCCTACCTCGTCAACGAACAGACCGACGCCTATGATCGCAGCGCCGTCAGCCTGAACGCCGACCTGTCGCAGCGGATCGGCAAGACCTCCTTCTTCACCTACGGTCTGGGCGTCGATGCCGGTCAGTATACGGAAAACCGCTTCGACCCGATCACCCAGGCGCCGATCACCTTCGACCGCGATCTGGCCATCGTCACAGGGCGCGCCGCCGCCTTCATGGACCGGTCCAACGACCCGCTCGATCCGACCCGCGGCTATCGCCTCTACGTCTCGGCCCAGCCGACCGCCGTCGCCGGCGAGGACACGGTCCTGTTCCTGAAGACCGAGGGCCAGGCGACCGCCTACCTGCCGCTACAGGACGGCGCCAAGACCATTCTGGCGGGCCGCGCACGCCTCGGCTCCATCATCGGCGGCGCGGAGCTGACGGTGCCGTCGGATCGCCTGTTCTATTCCGGCGGCGGCGGCTCGGTGCGGGGCTATTCCTATCAGAGCATCAACCCGCGCCTGCCCGACAACACCCCGCGCGGCGGTCTGTCGCTGTTCGAGACCTCGCTGGAAGTCCGCCACGACATCGGCGCCAAGTTCCAGGCCGTCGCCTTCCTCGACGCCGGCGCGGTGGGTTTCCAGGAAACGCCCAACTTCAATAACATGCGTTACGGCGCGGGTGTCGGCGTGCGCTACAAGCTGCCCTTCGGCCCGGTCCGCGCCGACATCGCCATTCCGCTGGACAAGCGCGAGGGCGACTCCAACTTCCAGCTCTACATCAGCATCGGCCAGGCGTTTTGA